AGCGCTTGCTGCTTAAGCGGTGGGCCCATCTGTACGGCTCGGTTGTTCTCGGTAGATCCTGTTGCTGTGAGCGCCGCTGCCAGCTGTAGCCACAGACCGACTCTGGGATGGTCGAGTAATCGTATTGGATCTGGTGGCCAGAACAGTACACTCCCTATCGGATCGTCGGGGTCGCCATATCGATCTGGTGGAAGAAGTATGTCGAGGAGTGCGTCAGCTGCGTTACGTAGCGTCTGGCTCTCCTCGAGGCCGGTCGGAACAACGGGCTCGCGACGTTCGGTGGCCGTTCGGAACGACAACGCCAGTCGATACCCGCTCTCGTCGACACGAACGAGATCGAGTGCCTCGAGTCGGCCGTGATAGTTTCGGATTGTTCGTGCCGACACGTTTGCTTGGTCGGCGAGCTCACGCTGTGAGATCCGGCTCTCGGTGGTGAGAAGCGTGTGGATGATTCGACCAACGGCCGGTGGGAGGTCGGCAAGTAACTGCTCGGGCTCGAGCGTACCCAGGGCATAGCGGAGTTCATCCAGTCGGAGTTCGCGGTGTTCGTCTTCGGGAGCGAATTCCACAGCTTGGATGCGGAGAACCCGCATTGTCAAGGACGTCACGCACCTGACTAACGAGATGCCCCTAGCAACTTAGACCACGTCTCCGTCGTGAATGGTGGGCTGGGAGAACTACAAGGCGGTCCTCGCTCGGCGCTCATTCACTTTCGTTCGAAGGAAACACATCTTTCATCGCGTGTCGACAAACGATAATCGATGCCAGGACTGCTCGGCACCCTTGTTCTCGCAGTTGTCGCAACACTCGTCATCTGGAAAGGAAGCGGATACTTCGAGCAGGCGGCAGAGCGACTGAGTAAGCACTATGGGTTACCTGTCGCCGTCCATGGAGCCATCGTCGTTGCCATCGGTTCGAGTTTCCCCGAGATCAGTTCCATCGTCATCAGTACGGTCGTTCACGGTGAGTTTTCCCTCGGTGTCGGAGCAATCGTTGGGAGCGCCATCTTCAACCTCCTCGTGATTCCAGCTCTCTCAGCCCTCTCTAGCGAGGAACTGGAAGCGACCCGCGACCTCATTCACAAAGA
This genomic interval from Haloterrigena sp. KLK7 contains the following:
- a CDS encoding HTH domain-containing protein codes for the protein MRVLRIQAVEFAPEDEHRELRLDELRYALGTLEPEQLLADLPPAVGRIIHTLLTTESRISQRELADQANVSARTIRNYHGRLEALDLVRVDESGYRLALSFRTATERREPVVPTGLEESQTLRNAADALLDILLPPDRYGDPDDPIGSVLFWPPDPIRLLDHPRVGLWLQLAAALTATGSTENNRAVQMGPPLKQQALHRVSGRPSDGK